The genomic stretch CACCATATAGCaagataaaattatgattttaggCACAATAATCCTCATATCATGATTGCTTGCAGAAAAACCATCATATGGTCATCTTCACCTTCACATTCTACTAAACCAACAAGATTTTGTTTACTGAATCAGTTCCTTCCTGTTTTTGGGGAAAGGAATAATTACTGGATCTTTTCTTGCCATCTCTAGAAATAACATAATTCACAGAGCTGAGTAACACTGAGAGGTTTATGGACCATGCCACAAGTCCTAACATTTCACATGTAATGGTTGTGATTAGAATGATGTTGTCACATCCAGTTGTTAAATGACAAATAATGGTAATGACAATATAGGCATGAGGACAATCTAGAAAATCTAAAATTCATAGTACACCCAACTGGGAGATTTCAGAATCTCAATCTTTCTCCACAAATAATGGAACAGGGTTTCAACTTGGCTACTGAAAAGGCCTGTCAAACAGTTTCTGAAACTTATACAAATCAAGACAAGCATTGTGAAATTTATAGGCCTGGAAATTGCCATTTCATGGACAGGGTGAAGCTAGCTAACATGGTCTAATTCGATTGAAATTTAGCATCACTGCTGCAGATCTTATCTACTGGAATTTGCTATACTTTAACAAAAGTCATACAGTAGTAAATCTTCTGGCACTAACCAAAATTTCTGACCAAATTTTATCTTAGCATCTTTATTCTAGTCCTCCATTAGAcatgggggagagagagagagagagagagtctccaTGTGAGTTCAAATGAAAGAAACAGATCAGCCAAACACAATATTTGGTAAGAAGGTACTGAAGAggtaaaagaaaaatgcattcagatatAAAAAGAAAACGTAGTGCCTAAAATTAGACTCTCCAAAACAGTGAGCCAAGAAGAAAATGGATCATAGCCTTTCTTCTACAAAAGTAGGTAGTCTGCAATCTCCAAATAGGTCAGAACATGGTCATGAGGTGTTGATGGACTCAGTTCTCAACATCTGCAGTTTCATCTTCCAGCCACATAATTTGAAAATGAAGCATAACCAAATGCATCCGGAGGTTGTCTCATGCTGGAATCAGGAAATTTCATCTCCCCACACAACTGATGCCTCTTACAGAACAAACAGCAGTCACAAATCCGGAATCATGATTGATCTTAAGGCCCCTCAGCTGTGGTGATGCTGCTAGTAAATGCAAGTTTGATTTCTTTCACGAAGAGTTTTATCTCATAAAGAAAATGTTTAATTAGGAATTCTGCTGATACGCAAATTCTACATCGATAAAAATATTACTAAGAATTTGAGTTAGACcatacatgatgatgatataACATCATATGGTTAGAAAATCTTTGAAATGAATGCTGCTAGGATCTCTCGTGGTCCCTTTTGAGGCCTCAAGCTGTTCACTGTTTAATGCAAAGAGCTCAATAATCAGATCAGGTAGATGGTTCATCTTCCGAGTATCTATCAATAGGAACCACTTCATTTTTGTTTGTTCTTTGAAAATTTAGGacaatttttttgtttgataGCAACAATTTTTTCCTCAAAAGCACCTTAAGCTTCATTCCCCTCTATCATTCTTGGCATAATTTAGTCAAAGTTCTTACCTGGCCTCATGTTCTTTGTGTTTATATCAAGTAATTTGACCTTAATCATTGACAAATTTGTTGCTATCAAAATCATATGATATTTGAATGTCGTGATGATCCTGGAAATGACTCAGCTCATTTACCTGGACACCATGTCAGAGGTCAAGAAGTATTATCATCCAACAAGTACAAACATAGGAATATTAATTTCTTCTTCTATCAAAACACTTGTGTTTTCTCTTAGTGAATGGTAGATGAACCTACTGAAAGCCAGGCATCAAAGCAGTTGCATATGAATGAGCAAATGGTTACCTCATATACCAAAAGCTCATAGGAATCCATCAGCAAAACAGACTATCATCTACCAAAATCAATAGGGAGAAGCACAATAAAAAGCGCATTATGCATCAAAGAGATGCTTTTGAAGCACACAGTAAGTACACAATGAATTATTGATCAGTTGGTGAGAGATTTGCTGGTAATGGCAACACAACACAGCATCATGACTCAATCGAATGCTCAGATTGTATTGGATGTTTCTTCTCCAGAGAAAACAGTGAGTAAAAGTAGTTCCCAGTAACAGTCATTTCATTGACAACATTGATTCCATAAATTTTGCTTCTTTCTCAGTGGAATGATTACATTAGAATCTGCTTCGTTCTTGCTCCAGCCAGATTGTCATGGACTGTCAAACCAGTAAAAGAAcccaaagaagagaaggaagacccTCCTCTTCCCTAACCACTCTTTTCAgagtcacagagagagagagagagagagagagagagaccactcCTCTTCTAACATTTAATTTGTCTGGTATATACTTTATGGCACAGTAAATTGAGAGTCATTATTCTTTGAAGCTTTTAGGCAGTGATAGTGATGTCTTCGCACTGATTACCTTGACCATATTGCTCACCATCATGTACATGTTTCCTTTTCAAAGCTTTACCACCTATATAACCTGGACTTTTATCAAGCATTCCCAGTGTCCCTCTGCATCCACTGATGGCAGTGAACTGATGCAAGAAAAGCCTCAAAGCTTCTCTTGGACCCTTCTCAGCTTTTGTTGATACTGGAGATTCATTTGTTGCATGTGTCTTCTCCAAACTCCATGAGATCATTGATATCAATGTCCTTGAGCTGCATTCTTCCTTGAGCAAGCAGATCACTCCGCATCAATTTAAGCTTCCATGCCTCGTTTGTTTTTCCATCCATTCGATATAAAGTTGTTTTAGAGAGCATATTTGGCCAAATCCAACACAAGCATGGAGGAGACCTTCGAACCTTTTCACGGAATCAAGAATGACCTTCGAGGGAGATTGATGTGCTACAAGCAGGACTGGAGTAGTGGCTTCAACGCAGGCATCAGGTAGTGGTCATTCCTTTAGGAATTCTCAAGCAAATCTACATATGATAGTATTAGTCAACAAAGCTATTTGTTTCAGGATCTTGGCTCCCACTACATACATATTCTTTGCATCAGCAATCCCAGTCATATCATTTGGAGAACAGTTGGAGAGGAACACAGGTGAGCTGAACTATAATCTCAAGAGCCGACATGTTGTGTGCTGCAATCTGATTCATGTGACATATTTGTGCCTGCATGGTTTCGGCAGATGGTGTTCTAACAGCAGTTCAAACTCTGGCATCGACTGCACTCTGTGGCATCATACACTCCATCATAGGAGGACAGCCTCTGCTGATTCTTGGAGTCGCAGAGCCCACCGTGCTCATGTACACCTTCATGTTCAACTTCGTCAAAGATCGTGCCGATCTCGGTCGAAACATGTTCCTGGCATGGACGGGATGGTGAGCTAATGAACAAGTAATCTTGTGTATGTAGGCTGAAACATCGAATGATGCAACGTAATCTTTTGTGTTGTCTGAATCACGCAGGGTATGTGTTTGGACTGCGTTCTTGCTCTTCCTGTTAGCCATTTTAGGTGCTTGTTCTATCATCAATAGATTTACTCGTTTAGCTGGGGAGCTTTTTGGCCTCCTGATCGCAATGCTCTTCATGCAGCAGGCCATCAAGGTAGGAACAGAACAGATTTTTCTGCTTTGGTTCGACACAAATCTGCATCTGCTCACGACTAGATCATGGTGTTGATGACACATGCAGGGGCTTGTTGATGAGTTCCGGATACCGAAAAGAGAGGACCCAAGAGATGTAGCGTTGATGTCGTCTTGGAGGTTTGCCAATGGCATGTTTGCTCTGGTTCTGTCGTTTGGGCTTCTGCTCACCGCGCTGCGAAGCAGGAAGGCACGATCATGGCGCTACGGCACCGGTACGCATCTTCTTCGATCTCCTTCTTCGCACCGCAATGGCCTGCGAGAATCAAACATTGTGATCTCTGCAGGATGGCTGCGCGGTTTCATCGCGGATTACGGCGTGCCGCTCATGGTGCTCGTGTGGACCGGAGTTTCGTATATGCCGGCAGGTGGTGTTCCGAGAGGGATTCCGAGACGCCTCCTCAGCCCAAATCCATGGTCACCTGGTGCCTATCAGAACTGGACTGTGATCAAGGTATGCATGACTCCATTGCTGGTCGTGTTGGATCTTCTCATGGTGTATTGGTCGTGTCATCTTCTCGCAACTCACAGGACATGTTGAACGTACCCTTCCTCTACATCCTTGGAGCTTTCATACCGGCCACCATGATTGCAGTTCTGTATTACTTCGATCACAGCGTAGCATCTCAGCTTGCTCAGCAGCAGGAGTTCAATCTAAGAAAGCCACCATCGTTCCACTATGACCTGCTTCTTCTGGGTTTTTTGGTACCCTCTCTTTCTCCCTGCAACACCTACTGCATCTACCGAAGATTATTAGCTCTTGGGTTAACTTGGGGTTGCATGGCAGACGTTGCTATGTGGTCTGATCGGAATTCCGCCTTCCAATGGTGTCATCCCACAATCTCCCATGCACACCAAGAGTCTGGCCACTCTCAAGCATCAAGTAAGCCACTGCCTCTGTTCGTCTCATGCTTTGCTGAGTTCCTAACAAAGAGAACTCCTCGCAGCTGCTTCGTAATCGGCTGGTAGCCACTGCACGCCAGAGTATGAGTCAGAACTCAAGCTTAAGTCAGCTCTATGGAAGCATGCAGGACGCGTATCGGCAAATGCAGACGCCATTGATCTACCAAGAACAGTCAGCTCGAGTACGAGAAGTTACAGTCGTCGTTGTTGTCTTCTGGTTCTGAATCGCTTGTAGGTTGTGATGAACGGACCGTGCAGGGATTGAAGGAGCTAAAGGACTCTACGGTTCAGCTGGCTTCGAGCATGGGGAGCATGGACGCACCTGTCGATGATTCGGTGTTCGATATCGACAAGGAAATCGATGACCTTCTTCCGGTTGAGGTCAAAGAGCAGCGTCTAAGCAACCTGTTACAGGCCATGATGGTAGCAGGGTGTGTTGCGGCCATGCCGCTTCTCAAGAAGATCCCCACGTCTGTTCTGTGGGGATACTTCGCGTTCATGGCCATCGAAAGCCTGCCTGGAAACCAGTTCTGGGAGAGGATTCTGCTGCTCTTCACTGCACCAAGCAGAAGATACAAGTAAGCTCACTAGTTTGTAAGAGCTCTATTGCCGATTGTATTGCCTGCTCAACCATGGGGTTCGATCTCACAGAGTGCTCGAGGACTACCACGCGACCTTCGTGGAAAGCGTACCTTTCAAGGCGATCACTGCCTTCACCCTCTTCCAGACCGCGTACTTGCTCGTATGCTTCGGGATAACGTGGATTCCCATCGCAGGGGTTCTCTTTCCCCTCATGATCATGCTTCTGGTGCCGGTGCGGCAGTACATTCTCCCCAAGCTTTTCAAAGGTGCCCACCTTACCGATCTGGATGCAGCAGAGTACGAAGAATCACCGGCCATAACCTTCAACTTGCCCACGGTTTGTCTCTCGGGTCACGTCCGATCCAACAAACTGTTCTTCTGCAGCATTTGCTGATGGCATTGGCTTGCTTGTGTTAGGAAGTCGACATGGGAAGAGGATACTCCTTCTCAGAGACCAGAGAGGTCCTGGATGAGATCGTGACGAGGAGCCGAGGCGAGATCAAACACATGAACAGTCCTAAAGTGACGAGCTCGGGAGGTACACCAGCGACAGACGTCAGGGGCCTCAGTAGTCCACGGTTGTCGGAGAAAGCTTACAGCCCTCGGGTGGGCGAACTGAGGCCGGAGCGCAGTCCTCGGGTTGGTGGCAGAAGGGCATTCAGTCCAAGGATGGGAGAGATCAAACCTTCCAAGCTAGGTGAAGGTGCTCTGAATTCTCCAATGAAGTAGAAGAAGAGATGGAATGTAGTTTTCTTTTGGGTGGATTGCTATATCTTGCCATCATATATGTGAAATATTGTATCTGCAACTTCTCTCCCTCTCCATATAGAGGAGATTATGTAGTGTTTCAGCAAACTATAAACGAGTCTTTAGATTTCTCCAAAGTCTATCAAATTGACTGCCCTGCTTCTTTGCACAGCCTGTTTGATTCGATGTCACAATGAAACCTTGTGAATCCATTTCAAAAGAAGGACGaacgaaagagagagaaagaaaagccAAAAGGAAATAGAAAATGATACCACATGTTTGTGGTATTTCCATGATTCATTTCTTAAAGCAACCAATACTCTCAAGGAAATCTCTGCACAGCATACAAAGCAGAGAGATGCGAAAGCATCTGTCATGTCTCTGTTATTGAAACAGTAGAATTAGAGTTTGTGTCATTTCCTCATGATTTCAGCTTTTGACGACAGGCGAACTTTGAGGATTCTGAGTTCTGAGTTCACGAGAATGTCCATGCTCGGCCGAAGAAGCTGGTTTTGGACAGCGTGGATCGGGAGGACACGAGCTGAGGAGAAAGTAGTGGCTGTGGTTCTCTGGAaacatgaagagagagagagagagagcgcgagaAACTTCTGGTTCTCATAATTGGGTTGCTTTCTCCAAGTCAGCGCATTGGGTTCGGCGGGGCTTGTCGTCTCGAGCTTGTCTGTGTCGGGGAGGGACGTAGTTTTCAACTCGTTGACTCCAAGATGGTGCGGCAGCCTGTAGCCCATGGGAGGTTTCGATCCCTGACGTCGCTGCATTTACCATGTTGCTTGTTTTTAGATTCATGGTGACACAGAGttgaccctctctctctctctctctctctctctctctgaggttACAGCCTTGTTGTCTAACTAGATGTAAAAGATCGAAGATGAATTACTTGCAATTGCAGATCATTAGTGGAATTCATGCAAGGCAAGCAAAAGAACACCAAAGCCTACACCACAATTTACATCAAACAGGTTGGTTCCAGGAACTATTTAGGTACAATGTGGTAAATGTTTAGCAGCAGCTTGAGTTATAAGCACAAAGAAATCTAATTGGAACCGCAACAAAAAGGTGAGGGATTCATTTAAGTTGGACAAAGAAAGAGTAAGAATGATTACCAGTGTTCTTAGAATCCGGACCCGAAAGCATCCAATCTGATGGAAAACAGATAAAAGAACCAACCGGCATTACCGCTGTTTTTTTCTTAACTGAAAAATATCAGAAACACAACGgtttcttttgttaaaaaaaatgttTTGTATCCTTTTTTTACAATAATATAAGATTtgcgaaaaaaaaattaatgcacCCAATTTCATAAAAACAGTTTAAGTGAGAGTACTGGCTGGCATCAAGAACTCTTTTCAATGGTGACAGCTTGATTgcaaatcaaaataataataaaaaaaaaaggaaagaacagAGCTGCACCGATGAGAAACCCGATATACAATGTAAATATATAGAGAACAAGctggaggaagaaaaagaaaattaatcaCAATAGAATTTGGCAAATAAAATGACATCCTCAAAAATAAGTAGGGGTCACACAACATATATAGAGAACAGAACAAACATCTGCATTTGGGTTTCAAGAATGCCCAAGCTGACTTTGTCAATGTACTTGCAATAGAGGGGTGCATTCTGGAAATGCATCAAGCATCTGTTGGATGAGGCCCGATGACAACACTTGCCCCTTCAATAGAACTTGGTGGTGTCTCCTTATTAAGGATAGAACTTCTTCTCGCACATCAATCTCATCAACCGGGCCTACAGTGCAGAGCCACATATAACCATTTAAGACACATTGCGTATTGAAGCACTACCACCAAATAAAATACTCATAATATAAAATGCTAGCCTGAAGTGCGTATTGCATGCATTAGTAGAGATCAGCAACTTTCATCTCTTGCTCTACTAGGCAACATTTCGAACAGAGGATGAAAGCAAAGGGACTTGCTCAAAATAACATGATCTCTTCACTAGTGATAGATCAGGCTGAGAAAGAACAACTTGGAAAATGGAAGAAACTATAGAGGCTAGAAGCTGTTATCATTCATTTGGTGAAAAGGGTCTCCAACATTTGGGAGTCTGAAAAGAAAGTTCTTCGGaacagcaacatgtcatcatatgtTTCAAAATCACTCAGTTTTGTGCCTGTTTGAAATGCATCTTGATGGACTTTTATGGCCAAATTTAGAGATGTGGAAGTCCGATCAGAAGAATGAATTGAGAAAAAAAACATCTGAGGTGCCAATTCAAAATTACTATCAAATGGAACTAAAAGTCATTTATTAGAGAAAATGCACTTAGAAACATAATGGTGAAAGATGATTTTCAAGTTTGATTTCTCATTAGTTATATTTCACAAAAAAGGTTTTTCTGACAATCAAACCCATAACAACAATAAAACTGTAAGTTCCAACTATTTAGGTTTGGGTATATGGATCTTTTATCActattgagatatataaaaagctATATATTTAGTTTAATTCAAAATACTTaagtctttatttatagtttctattaaaggctttttaggtcttcctccacCTTTTCTCGTATCACTAACATTAACAATTTTATctcttctaagttctaactactGCATCCAGAGGTTTTCTACGCACatgctcataccatcttaaatcATTTTCTCCCGTCAAACCTAGagaatctttaaaaaaaataataccaCATATATATACAGAGTATTTAGGAAGCTAAGATTAGTT from Musa acuminata AAA Group cultivar baxijiao chromosome BXJ1-3, Cavendish_Baxijiao_AAA, whole genome shotgun sequence encodes the following:
- the LOC135631210 gene encoding probable boron transporter 2; protein product: MEETFEPFHGIKNDLRGRLMCYKQDWSSGFNAGIRILAPTTYIFFASAIPVISFGEQLERNTDGVLTAVQTLASTALCGIIHSIIGGQPLLILGVAEPTVLMYTFMFNFVKDRADLGRNMFLAWTGWVCVWTAFLLFLLAILGACSIINRFTRLAGELFGLLIAMLFMQQAIKGLVDEFRIPKREDPRDVALMSSWRFANGMFALVLSFGLLLTALRSRKARSWRYGTGWLRGFIADYGVPLMVLVWTGVSYMPAGGVPRGIPRRLLSPNPWSPGAYQNWTVIKDMLNVPFLYILGAFIPATMIAVLYYFDHSVASQLAQQQEFNLRKPPSFHYDLLLLGFLTLLCGLIGIPPSNGVIPQSPMHTKSLATLKHQLLRNRLVATARQSMSQNSSLSQLYGSMQDAYRQMQTPLIYQEQSARGLKELKDSTVQLASSMGSMDAPVDDSVFDIDKEIDDLLPVEVKEQRLSNLLQAMMVAGCVAAMPLLKKIPTSVLWGYFAFMAIESLPGNQFWERILLLFTAPSRRYKVLEDYHATFVESVPFKAITAFTLFQTAYLLVCFGITWIPIAGVLFPLMIMLLVPVRQYILPKLFKGAHLTDLDAAEYEESPAITFNLPTEVDMGRGYSFSETREVLDEIVTRSRGEIKHMNSPKVTSSGGTPATDVRGLSSPRLSEKAYSPRVGELRPERSPRVGGRRAFSPRMGEIKPSKLGEGALNSPMK